A genomic window from Solanum dulcamara chromosome 11, daSolDulc1.2, whole genome shotgun sequence includes:
- the LOC129873592 gene encoding rac-like GTP-binding protein ARAC1 — MSASRFIKCVTVGDGAVGKTCLLISYTSNTFPTDYVPTVFDNFSANVVVNGATVNLGLWDTAGQEDYNRLRPLSYRGADVFILAFSLISKASYENVSKKWIPELKHYAPGVPIVLVGTKLDLRDDKQFFIDHPGAVPITTAQGEELRKTIGAPSYIECSSKTQENVKGVFDAAIKVVLQPPKAKKKKGKSQRACSIL, encoded by the exons ATGAGCGCCTCCAGGTTCATCAAATGTGTCACCGTCGGTGATGGTGCCGTTGGCAAGACTTGTCTCTTGATTTCCTACACCAGCAATACCTTCCCCACG GATTATGTGCCAACTGTGTTTGACAATTTCAGTGCAAATGTGGTTGTCAATGGGGCTACTGTCAACCTAGGGTTGTGGGATACTGCTG GACAGGAGGATTACAATAGGTTAAGACCTCTGAGTTATCGTGGAGCTGATGTTTTCATTTTGGCATTCTCTCTCATCAGTAAAGCCAGTTATGAAAATGTTTCCAAGAAG TGGATTCCTGAGTTGAAGCATTACGCCCCTGGTGTCCCTATAGTGCTCGTTGGAACAAAACTTG ATCTTCGAGATGATAAGCAATTCTTCATAGACCATCCAGGTGCCGTGCCAATTACTACTGCTCAG GGTGAGGAGCTGAGGAAAACAATTGGTGCACCTTCCTACATTGAATGTAGTTCAAAAACACAGGAG AATGTAAAAGGGGTCTTTGATGCTGCCATTAAAGTTGTGCTCCAGCCACCCAAGGcgaagaaaaagaaagggaagTCTCAAAGGGCCTGCTCAATTTTGTGA
- the LOC129873701 gene encoding protein FREE1-like produces MHNGDVGSSYYKPHLQNPNPSSTPPDHPTAFPLHYASAPPEPSGYSSSDYSTTFPPYSHNSADHYPNQQQPYTDPNYYYSTYDQNQTTLSYDYRMQNPSNYPSSPHHTIENNGSYGDQASYDSGIYKYNGRKEDLYKDSRSESNMGVMFDDYGRPINIQNQGYESNRKIVKATPKMEEQQDVTAGVLKFRVKLLSEGIGQSDMDVLCQIGLDGIRLLDPATSRILRIYLLENVTRCEVLDSYIFAFWAKNSVDMEPRRIRLKSNSYTVNNMLDTVTAASIQIKEMGESNKPSDSFKGSEQAAEKKKGFVDLMKLMRPHNEEKDFWVPDEAVRKCTACAADFSAFNRKHHCRNCGDIFCDNCTQGRVALTADEDAQPVRVCDRCMAEVTQRLSNATESMTKIAALQSHEDLTRKLKEVMDKNRKTSTGPSSQGSKGMREVECPTCTVHLQVEVPASGSETIECSVCQHPFLVSAH; encoded by the exons ATGCATAACGGCGACGTTGGCTCTTCCTATTACAAACCTCACTTGCAGAACCCAAACCCTAGCTCTACTCCCCCCGATCATCCCACCGCCTTTCCCCTCCACTACGCCTCCGCTCCTCCTGAACCGTCCGGTTACTCTTCCTCCGACTACTCCACCACGTTCCCACCTTATTCTCACAACTCCGCTGATCATTACCCAAATCAACAACAACCTTACACTGACCCGAATTATTATTATTCCACGTATGATCAAAATCAAACCACTCTGAGTTACGATTATAGGATGCAGAATCCTTCTAATTATCCTTCGTCTCCTCATCATACAATCGAGAATAATGGATCATATGGTGACCAAGCTTCTTATGATTCGggtatttataaatataatggTAGGAAAGAGGACTTGTATAAAGACAGTCGATCCGAGTCGAATATGGgggtgatgtttgatgattatGGTAGGCCTATCAATATTCAAAATCAAGGATATGAGAGTAATCGTAAAATTGTGAAAGCAACCCCAAAGATGGAGGAACAACAGGATGTTACAGCTGGTGTGTTGAAGTTCCGCGTCAAACTTTTATCAGAAGGGATTGGTCAGAGCGacatggatgtgctttgtcag ATTGGTCTAGATGGGATCCGCTTACTTGATCCTGCTACGAGCCGAATTCTGAGAATATATTTGCTGGAGAATGTGACAAGATGTGAG GTGTTGGATTCATATATATTTGCATTTTGGGCCAAAAACTCGGTTGACATGGAACCTAGACGTATCAGGCTGAAATCAAATAGCTATACCGTGAACAATATGCTGGACACTGTGACAGCCGCAAGTATTCAG ATCAAGGAGATGGGTGAGAGTAATAAACCTTCGGATTCATTCAAGGGATCTGAGCAAGCTGCTGAGAAGAAGAAAGGTTTTGTTGATTTGATGAAGTTGATGAGGCCACACAATGAAGAGAAAGATTTCTGG GTTCCTGATGAAGCAGTTCGAAAGTGCACTGCTTGTGCAGCAGATTTTAGTGCTTTCAATAGGAAG CACCACTGCAGGAATTGTGGGGATATTTTCTGTGACAACTGCACGCAGGGTAGAGTTGCCCTCACTGCGGATGAAGATGCACAGCCAGTTCGAGTTTGTGACCGATGCATG GCAGAGGTAACTCAGAGACTCAGCAATGCTACGGAATCAATGACAAAAATTGCTGCATTGCAAAGTCATGAGGACCTTACAAGAAAACTCAAG GAGGTGATGGACAAAAACCGCAAGACCTCGACAG GTCCTAGTTCTCAAGGATCTAAGGGGATGCGAGAGGTAGAGTGCCCAACTTGCACGGTCCATTTGCAG GTTGAAGTGCCAGCTTCTGGATCAGAAACGATAGAGTGCAGCGTTTGCCAGCATCCGTTCCTTGTTAGTGCCCATTGA
- the LOC129874500 gene encoding premnaspirodiene oxygenase-like, which yields MEIQFTNLVAFLLFLSTILLLFKKWKTQKLNLPPGPWKLPFIGSLHHLAVAGPLPHHGLKNLAKRYGPLMHLQLGQIPTVVISSPQMAKEVLKTHDLAFATRPKLVVADIVHYDSTDIAFSPYGEYWRQIRKICILELLSAKMVKFFSSIRQDELSKMVSSIRTMPNLPVNLTDKIFWFTSSVTCRSALGKICGDQDKLIIFMREIISLAGGFSVADFFPTWKMLHDVGGSKTKLVKAHRKIDEILENVVNEHKQNRADGQKGNGEFGGEDLIDVLLRVRESGEVQIQITDDNIKSILVDMFSAGSETSSTTIIWALAEMMKKPTVLAKAQAEVRQVLKEKKGFQQIDLDELKYLKLVIKETLRMHPPIPLLVPRECMEDTKIDGYNIPFKTRVIVNAWAIGRDPKSWDDPESFSPERFENSSVDFLGSHHQFIPFGAGRRICPGMLFGLANVGQPLAQLLYHFNWKLPNGQRHENLDMTESPGISATRKDDLVLIATPYDS from the exons ATGGAGATTCAATTCACTAACTTGGTTGCATTTTTGCTCTTTCTCTCAACCATCCTTCTTCTATTCAAGAAATGGAAAACCCAAAAGCTAAATTTGCCTCCTGGTCCATGGAAATTACCTTTTATCGGAAGCCTACATCACTTGGCAGTGGCAGGTCCACTTCCTCATCATGGCCTAAAAAATCTAGCAAAACGCTATGGGCCGCTCATGCACTTACAACTCGGGCAAATTCCTACCGTCGTCATTTCTTCGCCACAAATGGCTAAGGAAGTACTAAAAACTCATGACCTCGCTTTTGCAACGAGGCCGAAACTTGTTGTGGCCGATATCGTCCACTACGATAGTACGGACATAGCATTTTCTCCGTACGGAGAATATTGGAGACAAATTCGTAAAATTTGCATACTCGAACTCCTGAGTGCCAAGATGGTCAAATTCTTTAGCTCGATTCGTCAAGACGAGCTATCGAAGATGGTCTCGTCTATACGGACGATGCCTAATCTTCCGGTCAATCTTACAGATAAAATATTTTGGTTTACAAGTTCTGTAACTTGTAGATCAGCTTTAGGAAAAATATGTGGTGACCAAGACAAATTGATAATTTTCATGAGGGAAATAATATCATTGGCAGGTGGATTTAGTGTTGCTGATTTTTTCCCTACATGGAAAATGCTTCATGACGTTGGTGGTTCGAAAACTAAACTGGTGAAGGCACATCGTAAAATCGATGAAATTTTGGAAAATGTAGTGAATGAGCACAAACAGAATCGAGCAGATGGTCAAAAGGGTAATGGTGAATTTGGCGGTGAAGATTTGATCGATGTTTTGCTAAGAGTTAGAGAGAGCGGAgaagttcaaattcaaatcaCGGATGACAATATCAAATCAATATTAGTC GACATGTTCTCCGCAGGATCTGAAACATCATCGACAACTATAATTTGGGCATTGGCTGAAATGATGAAGAAACCCACTGTTTTAGCAAAGGCGCAAGCTGAAGTTAGACAAGTCTTGAAGGAGAAGAAAGGTTTTCAACAAATTGATCTTGATGAGTTAAAATACTTGAAGTTAGTAATCAAAGAAACTTTAAGGATGCACCCTCCAATTCCTTTGTTAGTCCCTAGAGAATGTATGGAGGATACAAAGATTGACGGGTACAATATACCTTTCAAAACTCGAGTCATAGTTAATGCATGGGCAATTGGACGAGATCCTAAAAGTTGGGATGACCCTGAAAGCTTTTCACCAGAGAGATTCGAGAATAGTTCTGTTGACTTTCTTGGAAGTCATCATCAATTTATTCCGTTTGGTGCAGGAAGAAGGATTTGTCCGGGAATGCTATTTGGTTTAGCCAATGTTGGACAACCTTTAGCTCAATTGCTTTATCACTTCAATTGGAAACTTCCTAACGGACAAAGGCACGAAAATTTGGACATGACAGAGTCACCTGGAATTTCTGCAACAAGAAAGGATGATCTTGTTTTGATTGCCACTCCTTATGATTCTTGA